From a single Shewanella donghaensis genomic region:
- a CDS encoding TonB-dependent receptor → MPKYSKLHKAILLAGCSFATISSNLYAQEAADGAAEEVVSTKDIEVIMVSAQKREQALKDVPVSIEVLDGDLIQQLGVQDGFDLVKYLPGFGIDDSTEIRTKTLKTRGIGTFTNSIGLQSSNLIVIDGEVLPRQSMLNLAVADVERVEALRGPQGTLFGQNTSTGMLHYVTKKPNLNAVSGKIRTEVTQDNGIDVSGVVNVPFADDWAFRMNAQWSEVDGWIENTMPGNENYDIGAKDKSGLRGQLLYDDGEDFNILFRAEYAETDTNCCAMTQIGEVNPDYGPRPIINVNDQGTIESTTYNRINSTSSFDDAGGPVTARNKEANYGSTENLGFSVAADYYLNDDLTLSYNGSYRDFDLYNSSGFFNLNFPIERSAFGGNESVEVNQHELRLSSFDNEKFDWIVGLFYHNTDGQRSETRDGCNGGNFGFIKGGELAGCYDRQSTRNFLANYAGQQFDESMMDELTPGRLLSGGNFTTNFENFAVFGQLEYQVTDQLDATFGFRALRENGEATFERTDLFTPADGIGMDTYEEVYAMAQTDPSLIKRQTEKTTFSDSDTAFIYKAVLGYDFTQSIRAYVNYSTGYKGASYFVTTNTNPADADQFPTKPEQSSNFEIGVRSGFFDNDVLFNLTYFDMSVEDYQVRATRVIDEENNIIFAGYVNAKEARSTGFEADAIVDITEDLRWTASYAIFDARYEDFSDTPINCPAGDGGELADRCSTNPVTGLQSFDQTGLSFPNNAEQQLFSSLKYSTEFGDTGWNGSLQANWRYNGAHTQSINELALDQNANPSSSIWDLYFNFGGDNLYFSLYVKNLFDQSYTTRQNTDQEGFGQGFYPRDWNRFYGGSVQYSF, encoded by the coding sequence ATGCCTAAATATAGTAAATTGCACAAAGCAATATTGCTGGCTGGTTGTTCTTTCGCAACCATTTCAAGCAACCTATATGCTCAGGAAGCTGCAGATGGTGCTGCCGAAGAAGTGGTTTCAACTAAAGATATTGAAGTCATTATGGTAAGCGCTCAAAAACGTGAGCAGGCACTAAAGGATGTTCCAGTTTCTATTGAAGTACTTGACGGTGATTTAATTCAACAACTGGGTGTCCAAGACGGATTCGACTTAGTTAAATACCTACCCGGTTTTGGTATCGATGACAGTACTGAAATCCGTACTAAGACCTTAAAAACCCGTGGTATTGGTACCTTCACTAACTCTATTGGTCTGCAATCATCTAACTTAATTGTTATCGACGGTGAAGTTTTACCACGCCAATCAATGCTTAACCTTGCTGTTGCCGATGTTGAACGTGTTGAAGCACTTCGTGGCCCACAAGGGACACTGTTTGGTCAAAATACCTCTACGGGTATGTTGCACTACGTGACTAAAAAGCCAAACCTAAATGCGGTAAGCGGTAAAATCAGAACTGAAGTTACCCAAGATAATGGTATTGATGTTAGCGGTGTCGTAAACGTCCCTTTCGCGGATGACTGGGCATTTCGTATGAATGCACAGTGGAGTGAAGTTGATGGCTGGATTGAGAACACCATGCCAGGCAACGAAAACTATGACATTGGTGCTAAAGATAAGTCAGGTCTACGTGGTCAGCTTTTATATGATGACGGTGAAGATTTTAATATCCTATTCCGTGCTGAATATGCAGAAACGGATACTAACTGTTGTGCAATGACGCAAATTGGTGAGGTTAACCCTGACTATGGCCCTAGACCTATCATTAATGTTAATGATCAAGGCACTATTGAAAGCACGACCTATAACCGTATTAATTCAACTTCTTCTTTTGATGACGCTGGCGGACCTGTTACTGCACGTAATAAAGAAGCCAACTATGGTTCAACTGAAAACTTAGGTTTTTCTGTTGCTGCTGATTATTACTTAAATGATGATTTAACCCTGTCTTATAACGGTAGTTACCGTGATTTTGACTTATATAACAGCTCTGGTTTCTTCAACCTTAATTTTCCGATTGAACGTTCAGCATTCGGTGGCAACGAGTCTGTTGAAGTAAATCAACATGAATTGCGTCTCAGTTCATTTGATAATGAAAAATTTGATTGGATAGTCGGTTTGTTCTATCACAACACCGATGGTCAGCGTTCTGAAACCCGTGATGGTTGTAATGGCGGTAACTTTGGTTTTATTAAAGGCGGCGAATTAGCTGGTTGTTATGATAGACAATCAACCCGTAACTTCTTAGCAAATTATGCTGGTCAGCAGTTTGACGAAAGCATGATGGATGAATTAACCCCTGGTCGACTTCTTTCAGGTGGTAACTTCACCACAAATTTTGAAAACTTTGCCGTTTTTGGTCAACTTGAATACCAAGTTACCGATCAATTAGATGCGACATTCGGTTTCCGTGCACTGCGCGAAAATGGTGAAGCAACATTCGAACGTACCGACTTATTTACCCCTGCTGATGGTATTGGCATGGATACCTATGAAGAAGTTTACGCAATGGCGCAAACTGATCCATCATTGATTAAACGTCAAACAGAGAAAACCACTTTCTCAGATTCTGATACTGCCTTTATCTATAAAGCAGTGCTGGGTTATGACTTCACTCAATCTATTCGTGCATACGTTAACTACTCTACGGGTTATAAAGGTGCATCTTACTTTGTCACCACTAACACGAACCCTGCTGACGCTGATCAGTTCCCGACTAAACCTGAGCAATCAAGCAACTTTGAAATTGGTGTTCGTTCAGGATTCTTTGATAACGATGTTTTATTCAACTTAACCTATTTTGATATGTCAGTTGAAGACTACCAAGTACGTGCAACACGCGTCATTGATGAAGAAAACAATATTATCTTCGCGGGTTATGTTAATGCTAAAGAAGCGCGTTCAACGGGTTTTGAAGCTGATGCGATTGTAGACATCACTGAAGATTTACGCTGGACTGCAAGTTACGCCATATTCGATGCACGTTATGAAGATTTCTCTGACACTCCAATCAACTGTCCTGCAGGCGATGGCGGTGAGTTAGCAGATCGTTGTTCTACTAATCCTGTTACTGGTCTTCAAAGCTTTGACCAAACAGGTCTTTCATTCCCGAACAATGCTGAGCAACAATTGTTCAGTTCACTTAAATACTCGACTGAGTTTGGTGATACGGGTTGGAATGGTAGCTTACAAGCAAATTGGCGTTATAACGGTGCACATACACAATCAATCAATGAGTTAGCATTAGATCAAAACGCTAATCCATCATCAAGTATTTGGGATCTTTACTTTAACTTCGGCGGCGATAACTTATATTTCAGCTTGTATGTTAAAAACTTATTTGACCAATCTTACACTACTCGTCAAAACACTGACCAAGAAGGTTTTGGTCAAGGTTTCTACCCTCGTGACTGGAATCGTTTCTACGGTGGCAGTGTTCAATACTCATTTTAA
- a CDS encoding Lrp/AsnC family transcriptional regulator has product MAELTLDKTDLHILKLLQSTEKLSNQDLAAQVGLSPSPCSRRVKALEDAGYITGYTTILNADKFNLALTVYILVRLDKHSSDILDAFETVISSYPEVQECSLITGSEADYHMKVIVEDMQQYKVFLLEKLTTNSHIAGVNSSFALKKVKNSTAIPLPK; this is encoded by the coding sequence ATGGCAGAGTTAACACTTGATAAAACTGATCTGCATATTCTAAAACTGTTGCAATCGACTGAGAAATTGTCTAATCAAGATCTAGCGGCACAGGTTGGCTTGTCGCCGTCGCCATGTTCACGACGCGTTAAAGCACTAGAAGATGCTGGCTATATTACCGGTTATACCACCATTCTTAATGCTGACAAATTTAATCTCGCCTTAACAGTATACATATTAGTCCGTTTAGATAAGCACAGCTCAGATATATTAGATGCCTTTGAAACTGTAATAAGCTCATACCCCGAAGTACAAGAATGCAGTCTAATTACTGGCAGTGAAGCTGATTACCATATGAAAGTCATCGTAGAAGATATGCAGCAATATAAAGTATTCCTTTTGGAAAAATTGACCACTAATTCTCATATAGCTGGAGTTAATTCCAGCTTCGCGCTTAAAAAAGTAAAAAACAGCACCGCCATTCCACTACCAAAATAA
- a CDS encoding sodium-dependent transporter, giving the protein MSVKSSGQFSSRIGFIMAAAGSAVGVGNIWGFPTQAASHGGGAFLLVYVLLIIVLGYPMLMAELMVGRHGQSNPADAMGKLGSTSKSRNIGKAIGFISIVTATLICTFYSILSGWFISFAAAPIAEVMGQPTIANWMTDFSVSRNLVFTVIFMALVVFVIRQGVQKGIERWSKRLMPFLLLMLIAGAIYILTQAGAMEGVKALLIPDFSRVTDPDVLVGALGQTFFSLSVGTGAMMVYGAYLNQQENIGKLTAYVTLTDTTVAFLAALMVIPAMYVAQHNGVQIFADDGSLLNSDTLVFTVLPALFDSIGGISQYVLAMVFFTLMAIAGLTSAISIVEVPTSYIVEKTTINRNKASLLVSAVITILASVIVFNFDALFGLIITLTTERAQPLIALGIAIFMGWVWHRDGLLSAIAQQDGVDENSFFWRVWPTYVKFICPLLISVIIVQLFFG; this is encoded by the coding sequence ATGAGCGTAAAATCATCAGGCCAATTCAGTTCACGTATTGGTTTTATTATGGCTGCAGCGGGTTCCGCTGTCGGTGTCGGAAATATTTGGGGATTCCCAACACAAGCCGCCAGTCACGGTGGTGGCGCTTTCTTACTCGTCTATGTGCTTCTTATCATAGTATTAGGTTATCCGATGTTAATGGCTGAATTAATGGTAGGTCGTCACGGACAATCTAATCCTGCAGACGCTATGGGTAAACTGGGTTCAACATCTAAAAGCCGTAATATCGGTAAAGCGATTGGTTTTATCTCAATCGTCACCGCTACGCTCATATGTACTTTTTACAGTATTTTATCAGGTTGGTTTATAAGCTTTGCTGCAGCACCTATCGCGGAGGTTATGGGTCAGCCCACTATAGCGAATTGGATGACTGATTTTTCAGTAAGTCGTAATCTGGTATTTACGGTTATCTTTATGGCCTTGGTCGTGTTCGTGATCCGTCAAGGCGTACAAAAAGGCATTGAGCGTTGGTCAAAAAGATTGATGCCGTTTTTACTACTGATGTTAATTGCTGGGGCAATCTATATTCTCACCCAGGCTGGTGCTATGGAAGGTGTGAAAGCATTATTAATCCCCGATTTTAGCCGCGTAACAGACCCCGATGTTTTAGTGGGAGCCTTAGGTCAAACCTTCTTCTCTTTATCTGTTGGTACCGGTGCAATGATGGTTTATGGCGCTTATTTAAACCAACAAGAAAATATCGGCAAGTTAACCGCCTACGTGACGTTAACTGACACGACTGTCGCTTTTTTAGCTGCGCTAATGGTCATTCCTGCGATGTATGTTGCCCAACATAATGGCGTACAAATTTTTGCCGACGATGGCAGTTTATTAAATTCAGACACCCTAGTATTTACGGTACTGCCGGCGTTATTTGATTCTATTGGCGGGATCAGTCAATACGTTTTAGCCATGGTGTTCTTTACCTTAATGGCCATTGCAGGCTTAACATCAGCGATATCAATTGTCGAAGTACCAACCAGTTACATTGTTGAGAAAACTACCATTAATCGTAATAAAGCCTCCCTACTGGTAAGCGCCGTGATTACGATTCTAGCCAGCGTTATTGTGTTTAACTTTGATGCCTTATTTGGGTTAATTATCACGCTAACTACCGAACGTGCTCAACCATTAATCGCCTTAGGCATTGCGATATTCATGGGCTGGGTTTGGCACCGAGATGGGCTACTGTCTGCTATCGCTCAGCAAGATGGTGTAGATGAAAACAGCTTTTTCTGGCGAGTTTGGCCAACCTATGTGAAATTTATCTGCCCACTGCTAATTAGTGTCATCATAGTGCAGTTATTTTTTGGCTAA
- a CDS encoding DUF3010 family protein, producing MNVMGIMLKANEMRIVTLTGTRTQHELINPKFNKLALDKHPQQAEVKILIEQISQYCDANKIDKVIINRRSTTGQGAGGAGTFLLEGALLATLTPAIVFIHPATIRATDKREADHKSAKPKTVDLGKAYDLAYESLALN from the coding sequence ATGAATGTGATGGGAATCATGCTTAAAGCAAATGAAATGCGGATAGTGACGTTAACTGGTACAAGAACACAACATGAACTCATTAATCCTAAGTTCAATAAACTGGCTTTAGACAAGCATCCTCAGCAAGCGGAGGTGAAAATTCTGATAGAGCAAATTTCACAATATTGTGATGCCAATAAAATTGATAAAGTCATTATTAATAGACGCTCTACTACTGGACAAGGTGCTGGCGGTGCGGGTACTTTTTTATTAGAAGGTGCTTTATTGGCGACATTGACCCCAGCTATCGTTTTTATTCATCCAGCCACAATAAGAGCAACCGATAAACGAGAAGCAGACCACAAGTCAGCTAAACCTAAAACCGTAGATTTAGGCAAAGCTTATGATCTTGCTTATGAAAGTTTAGCCCTCAATTAA
- the lepB gene encoding signal peptidase I, which translates to MNNAVVKAIKANKSLLLFIMLMCVFRSAVADWYTVPSGSMKPTIIEGDRLYADKMAYDIRVPFTHISLYKMADPQRGDIIIFESDAADNRLVKRVIGLPGDVIALTNNVLSINGETLTYELISSTQSTADKIERLLDIDHLVRTNDKGSTLSSFSAVKVPDGHYLALGDNRDRSSDSRVIGFVPRDEIIAKTSSVVMSFDYDNYYLPRTDRLFHSLIEG; encoded by the coding sequence ATGAACAATGCGGTAGTGAAAGCGATTAAAGCCAATAAGTCTTTATTGTTATTTATCATGTTAATGTGTGTTTTTCGAAGCGCTGTTGCAGACTGGTATACCGTGCCGTCGGGCTCAATGAAACCGACTATCATTGAAGGTGATAGATTGTATGCCGATAAAATGGCTTACGATATACGAGTGCCGTTTACTCATATCTCACTGTATAAAATGGCTGACCCACAGCGTGGCGATATTATTATTTTTGAATCAGACGCTGCAGATAACAGACTTGTTAAACGAGTGATTGGTTTACCTGGTGACGTTATCGCATTAACCAATAATGTACTGAGCATTAATGGTGAGACATTAACTTATGAACTCATCAGTTCAACCCAATCAACGGCAGATAAAATCGAGCGCTTACTGGATATTGACCATCTTGTTCGTACTAATGACAAGGGTTCTACCTTATCCAGTTTTTCTGCGGTAAAAGTGCCTGATGGGCATTATCTTGCTTTGGGTGATAATCGGGATCGTAGCTCAGACTCTCGCGTTATTGGTTTTGTCCCCAGAGACGAAATCATAGCCAAAACATCCAGTGTTGTTATGTCATTTGACTATGATAATTACTATCTTCCACGTACAGATCGTTTATTTCATAGCTTAATTGAGGGCTAA
- a CDS encoding cation:proton antiporter: MYTELAILAVFTLCYSVVAGRFERSMISGPMVFVVVGFVLGPSVLNWLDNDLDGKGIRVFADITLAIVLFCDASNSNLSVLKKHINIPTRMLLYGLPGAILLGFAAGYVLFPNLSVFEIAALATMLAATDAALGKAVVSSPIVPAPLREGLNIESGLNDGICVPILFVFLALAAGTVAEGQVSELAVHFLVEELGIGLLVGLTTSFIGASLIKICHKKGWITDVWSQNIVLSLALSCFALAQELGGSGYIAAFSGGLLFGYLCHESKHKLLLPTEGIGEIMALLTWLLFGALVIGNAFHEFTWTMLIYALLSLTVVRMLPIFLALGRNGGNTPSRLFLGWFGPRGLASIVFVIIMLDRELPGGDFMAMTVTCTVFISLILHGMSAQPLAKWISKRAD, translated from the coding sequence ATGTATACCGAGTTGGCGATTTTAGCCGTATTTACTTTATGTTACAGCGTGGTCGCAGGACGTTTTGAACGCTCAATGATTTCAGGCCCTATGGTATTTGTCGTCGTGGGCTTTGTACTTGGCCCCTCAGTACTAAATTGGTTAGACAATGATCTCGATGGTAAGGGGATCAGAGTGTTTGCTGATATCACCTTAGCCATAGTACTATTCTGTGACGCTTCCAATTCCAATTTATCAGTCCTTAAAAAACACATTAATATCCCCACTAGAATGCTGCTGTACGGATTACCGGGTGCAATACTGCTGGGTTTTGCTGCGGGATATGTCCTATTTCCAAATCTAAGTGTGTTTGAAATCGCAGCTCTAGCCACCATGTTGGCAGCAACTGATGCTGCTTTAGGTAAGGCGGTGGTTTCAAGTCCTATTGTGCCTGCACCATTACGTGAAGGTTTGAATATAGAAAGTGGTTTGAACGATGGTATCTGTGTCCCTATCTTATTTGTATTTTTAGCCCTAGCAGCTGGCACAGTTGCTGAGGGACAAGTGTCCGAGCTTGCCGTTCATTTCTTGGTTGAAGAGTTAGGTATTGGTTTGCTGGTGGGATTAACAACTTCTTTTATTGGTGCAAGTCTGATAAAGATTTGTCATAAAAAAGGCTGGATAACGGATGTTTGGAGCCAGAATATCGTACTCAGTTTAGCGCTTTCTTGTTTTGCATTAGCGCAAGAACTAGGTGGAAGCGGTTACATTGCCGCGTTCTCTGGTGGACTATTATTCGGCTATTTATGCCATGAAAGTAAGCATAAGCTGCTACTGCCCACTGAGGGCATTGGTGAAATAATGGCATTGCTGACATGGCTACTTTTTGGTGCATTGGTCATAGGTAACGCTTTCCATGAATTCACTTGGACTATGTTGATTTATGCCTTACTGAGCTTGACTGTAGTACGTATGCTGCCGATATTTTTAGCATTAGGACGCAATGGCGGTAATACGCCGTCTCGGTTATTTTTAGGTTGGTTTGGACCGCGAGGTCTCGCTTCAATTGTGTTTGTCATCATCATGCTAGATAGAGAATTGCCTGGAGGTGACTTTATGGCGATGACGGTGACTTGTACGGTGTTTATTAGCCTGATATTACATGGAATGTCTGCACAGCCTCTAGCTAAATGGATCAGTAAAAGGGCAGATTAA